In Crinalium epipsammum PCC 9333, the following are encoded in one genomic region:
- a CDS encoding TIGR03279 family radical SAM protein yields the protein MSEVSIRPALITKVIPNTIAAEVGFEVGDRIVSINGQHPRDLIDYQFFCADEVLELEVIDTAGKTHEIEIEKDYDEDLGLEFETALFDGLIQCNNRCPFCFIDQQPPGKRQSLYYKDDDYRLSFLYGSYLTLTNLTKKEWDRIEQMRLSPLYVSVHATEAEIRSRLLKNTRAGQILDQLRWFQKRRLQIHAQVVVCPGINDGDHLERTLLDLASFYKGEVPAVASVAVVPVGLTRFRPEADELTPVTPEKAAEVINQVTSLQNKFRKSFGTTFAWIADEWFLIAGLELPPTSHYEDYPQLGNGVGSIRRFLQEFQETAKAKLPSQVSPPRRFTWVVGNAVEKAFQPLVQQLNQVEGLEVNLAALNSDYWGRDITVTGLLTGQDLLQKLQGKDLGDAILLPSVMLKHDEAKFLDDMTVAELANQLEIRIFPISGIEELINSCIEHST from the coding sequence ATGAGTGAAGTTTCAATTCGTCCCGCATTAATTACAAAAGTTATTCCCAACACGATTGCTGCTGAGGTAGGATTTGAAGTAGGCGATCGCATCGTTTCTATTAACGGTCAACATCCCCGCGACTTGATCGATTATCAATTCTTCTGCGCCGATGAAGTCTTAGAATTGGAAGTAATCGACACGGCTGGTAAAACCCATGAAATTGAAATTGAAAAAGACTATGACGAAGATTTAGGCTTAGAGTTTGAAACAGCCTTATTTGACGGTCTAATTCAATGTAATAACCGTTGCCCTTTCTGTTTTATTGACCAGCAACCGCCTGGGAAACGGCAATCTTTATACTACAAAGATGATGATTACCGCCTCAGCTTTCTTTACGGTAGTTATCTTACCTTAACTAATCTTACTAAAAAGGAATGGGACAGAATTGAACAGATGCGACTGTCTCCCTTATATGTATCTGTTCATGCTACAGAAGCCGAAATACGCAGTCGTCTACTCAAAAATACTCGCGCAGGGCAAATTTTAGATCAGTTGCGCTGGTTTCAAAAGCGACGTTTACAAATTCATGCTCAAGTAGTTGTCTGTCCTGGGATTAATGATGGTGATCACTTAGAGCGAACTTTGTTAGATTTAGCATCATTTTACAAAGGTGAAGTCCCAGCAGTTGCTTCTGTAGCAGTTGTTCCCGTTGGTTTAACCCGTTTTCGTCCCGAAGCCGATGAACTAACGCCAGTAACGCCAGAAAAAGCCGCAGAAGTGATCAATCAAGTGACTTCTCTGCAAAATAAATTCCGCAAATCTTTTGGTACAACTTTTGCCTGGATTGCTGATGAGTGGTTTTTAATAGCTGGTCTTGAGTTACCGCCTACCTCTCATTACGAAGATTATCCCCAATTAGGTAACGGTGTTGGTTCTATTCGTCGTTTCCTCCAAGAATTTCAGGAAACAGCTAAAGCCAAGTTACCTTCACAAGTTTCCCCACCCAGAAGATTTACTTGGGTAGTCGGTAACGCAGTAGAAAAAGCATTTCAACCGCTTGTTCAACAATTAAATCAGGTTGAAGGTTTAGAAGTAAATCTCGCAGCATTAAATAGCGATTATTGGGGGAGAGATATCACGGTTACTGGCTTGTTGACAGGTCAAGATTTACTACAGAAGTTGCAAGGAAAAGATTTAGGGGATGCTATTTTACTTCCTTCTGTAATGCTCAAACATGATGAAGCTAAATTTTTAGATGATATGACAGTTGCAGAACTCGCCAATCAATTAGAAATAAGGATCTTTCCTATTAGTGGAATAGAAGAGTTGATTAACAGTTGTATAGAACATAGCACTTAG
- a CDS encoding glutathione S-transferase family protein, with protein MAEIEIYSAAACPYAHRTRLALLEKGINFKVIEIDLNNKPDWFKNISPYSKVPVIKHGNDCIWESSIINEYLDEVFPEPPLMPTIPGQRAIARIWIDFFNNKLLPAFYKILLNQDIAQQQHWAQELKNHLLFMEQEGISKLSTDGSYWFGKSFSLVDLSLYPWFERWCVLEHYRDFFLPSECDRLQQWWTAMSVRESVASIKQSPDFYIPQYSKYANGTASGITAQEMRRV; from the coding sequence ATGGCTGAAATTGAAATTTACAGTGCCGCCGCTTGCCCTTACGCTCATCGCACCAGGTTAGCATTGCTAGAAAAGGGTATAAATTTTAAAGTTATCGAAATTGATTTAAACAATAAGCCAGATTGGTTCAAGAATATTTCACCATATAGCAAAGTGCCAGTAATTAAACATGGCAATGATTGTATATGGGAATCCTCAATTATTAATGAGTATCTTGATGAAGTATTCCCTGAACCGCCATTAATGCCAACAATACCAGGACAAAGAGCGATCGCACGGATTTGGATCGATTTTTTTAACAATAAATTGTTGCCCGCATTTTATAAAATATTGCTAAACCAAGATATTGCCCAACAACAGCACTGGGCGCAAGAGTTAAAAAATCATCTATTGTTCATGGAACAAGAAGGTATAAGTAAGTTATCTACCGATGGCAGTTATTGGTTCGGTAAATCTTTCAGCTTGGTTGATCTATCGTTGTATCCTTGGTTTGAGCGTTGGTGTGTGCTTGAGCATTATCGTGATTTTTTCCTACCATCTGAGTGCGATCGCCTGCAACAATGGTGGACAGCAATGAGTGTGCGTGAGTCTGTTGCATCAATCAAACAGTCCCCAGATTTCTACATTCCGCAATACAGCAAATACGCCAACGGTACCGCGTCAGGTATTACTGCACAAGAAATGCGACGAGTTTAA
- a CDS encoding bifunctional orotidine-5'-phosphate decarboxylase/orotate phosphoribosyltransferase yields the protein MNFFDKLNGAIARNQSLLFVGLDPNVEMLPSRYYPPGDIDSITNILWDWLQVIISQTADQVCAYKPTLGFYQALGIHGLELLQLTLAAIPADIPIILDAKHSDINTSTIFAKTVFEQWQVDAITVSPYAGQDHVAPFLVYPDKAVFVLCRTSNPAAIALQEYPTTESPLYLQVVKEAKNWATPEQLGLEVGTTSPEVLARIREVAPERVILARSIWSEGSNLSNILTAGLNVNGDGLLIPVPQDMLGSDNLSEQIQSLNQEINQTRNKIIEDASTCSVWLPNVCLVNQHPYLDLILQLYDIGCIMFGEFVQASGATFPYYIDLRKIISNPQIFHQILNAYADVLKDLKFDRIAGIPYGSLPTATGLSLRLNRPMIFPRKEVKAHGSRRVIEGNFEPGETVVVVDDILISGKSAMEGAEKLKSAGLKVNDIVVFMDHEQGVKDRLRANGYRAIAILTISEITQTLYEAGRINEEQYRAFDEV from the coding sequence ATGAATTTTTTTGATAAATTGAATGGTGCGATCGCACGTAACCAAAGCCTACTATTTGTAGGGCTTGATCCCAATGTAGAGATGCTGCCGAGTCGCTATTACCCCCCAGGAGACATAGACAGCATCACTAATATTTTGTGGGACTGGCTGCAAGTCATCATCTCCCAAACGGCTGATCAAGTGTGTGCTTATAAACCTACCCTTGGCTTTTATCAAGCATTGGGAATTCATGGATTAGAACTATTACAACTTACCTTAGCTGCTATTCCTGCCGACATTCCGATTATTTTAGATGCCAAACACAGCGACATTAATACCAGTACTATCTTTGCTAAAACTGTATTTGAACAATGGCAAGTTGATGCAATTACTGTTAGTCCTTATGCAGGGCAAGATCATGTAGCACCATTCTTAGTTTATCCCGACAAAGCAGTATTTGTTCTTTGCCGTACATCTAACCCCGCAGCAATAGCTTTACAAGAGTATCCCACAACGGAATCGCCGCTTTATTTGCAAGTAGTAAAAGAAGCAAAAAATTGGGCTACTCCAGAACAATTAGGTTTAGAAGTAGGAACCACATCACCTGAAGTTTTAGCACGTATTCGTGAAGTTGCTCCAGAAAGAGTTATTTTAGCGCGTAGTATTTGGTCAGAAGGCAGCAACCTGAGTAATATTTTGACAGCAGGATTAAACGTAAACGGTGACGGCTTATTAATTCCTGTCCCACAAGATATGTTAGGAAGTGATAATTTATCTGAGCAAATTCAATCTTTAAATCAAGAAATTAATCAAACCCGAAATAAAATTATTGAGGATGCCTCAACCTGTTCTGTATGGTTGCCCAACGTTTGTTTAGTAAATCAACATCCTTATTTAGATTTAATCTTGCAACTTTATGATATTGGTTGCATTATGTTTGGCGAATTTGTTCAAGCATCTGGGGCAACATTCCCATATTACATAGATTTGCGTAAAATTATTTCTAATCCTCAAATTTTTCATCAGATTTTAAATGCTTATGCCGATGTCCTCAAAGATTTAAAATTTGACAGAATTGCAGGTATTCCATACGGTTCTTTACCTACTGCAACTGGTTTATCCTTGCGATTAAATCGCCCAATGATTTTCCCTCGTAAAGAAGTAAAAGCTCATGGAAGTCGGCGGGTAATTGAGGGTAATTTCGAGCCAGGGGAAACAGTTGTTGTAGTCGATGACATTTTGATTAGTGGTAAAAGTGCAATGGAAGGGGCAGAAAAATTAAAATCTGCTGGGTTAAAAGTTAATGACATTGTAGTGTTTATGGATCATGAACAAGGAGTAAAAGACAGATTACGAGCAAATGGTTATCGAGCGATCGCAATTTTAACAATTTCTGAAATTACCCAAACTTTGTACGAAGCAGGACGCATTAATGAAGAGCAATATAGGGCTTTTGATGAAGTGTAG
- a CDS encoding protochlorophyllide reductase yields the protein MAQDLKSTVVITGASSGVGLYGALALAKRGWHVVMGCRDLDKAQKAAETVGIPQGSYTLIHIDLGSLDSVRRFVDNFRARGLSLDALVCNAAIYMPLIKEPLRSPEGYELTVTTNHLGHFLLCNLMLEDLKKSSHPDRRLVILGTVTHNPDELGGKIPPRPDLGNFEGFEAGFQEPISMIDGKQFEPVKAYKDSKVCNVLTMRELHRRYHESTGITFTSLYPGCVAETPLFRNHYPLFQKIFPLFQKYITGGYVSQELSGERVAAVVADPEYKQSGAYWSWGNRQKKEGKSFVQKVSPQARDDEKAERMWDLSAKLVRVY from the coding sequence ATGGCACAAGATCTGAAATCAACGGTCGTAATCACGGGAGCCTCATCTGGGGTCGGCTTGTACGGTGCCTTAGCACTTGCTAAACGGGGATGGCACGTGGTAATGGGCTGTAGAGATTTAGATAAAGCGCAAAAAGCAGCCGAAACCGTCGGAATACCCCAAGGTAGCTACACCTTGATACATATCGATCTAGGCTCTTTAGATAGCGTTCGACGGTTTGTAGACAATTTTAGGGCGCGTGGTCTATCCCTGGACGCTTTGGTGTGCAATGCCGCAATTTATATGCCCCTTATAAAAGAGCCATTGCGTAGCCCAGAAGGATACGAGTTGACCGTAACCACCAATCACCTCGGTCATTTCTTGCTGTGTAACCTGATGCTGGAGGATCTCAAGAAGTCATCACATCCAGACCGCAGACTTGTAATTTTGGGTACTGTCACCCACAACCCAGATGAATTGGGTGGGAAGATTCCACCACGTCCAGACTTAGGAAATTTTGAAGGTTTTGAAGCCGGATTTCAAGAGCCAATCTCAATGATTGATGGTAAACAGTTTGAACCTGTCAAGGCGTATAAAGATAGCAAAGTTTGCAACGTGCTAACGATGCGGGAATTGCATCGACGCTATCACGAATCAACAGGCATTACCTTCACTTCTCTCTACCCTGGATGTGTTGCAGAAACTCCCCTATTCCGCAACCACTATCCTTTATTTCAGAAAATTTTCCCATTGTTCCAAAAATACATCACTGGTGGATATGTGTCTCAGGAATTGTCAGGTGAGCGGGTTGCCGCAGTAGTTGCCGATCCTGAATACAAGCAATCTGGTGCATATTGGAGTTGGGGAAATCGCCAGAAGAAAGAAGGCAAGTCATTTGTGCAAAAGGTTTCTCCACAAGCTCGCGATGATGAAAAAGCCGAGCGGATGTGGGATCTAAGCGCAAAGCTAGTTAGAGTTTACTAA
- a CDS encoding J domain-containing protein, giving the protein MTQNSAKQKTPTWAGRYKESYYALLGLHPAASALEIRRAYITLSKRYHPDTTELPAKVATAKFQQLNEAYATLSSPERRQAYDQKIGYSRISVIQAPSNLNRSVSQAKYSSSAYLDPTDRPLSAGELFALFILGLTFLGCILLAIAIGLTRGESAFQVSGLNTNTITTPSAPQQLVAKPQKVTNRKFEIFSAPSPVDQRKK; this is encoded by the coding sequence GTGACTCAAAACAGCGCCAAGCAAAAAACGCCAACCTGGGCAGGGCGATATAAAGAAAGTTATTACGCTTTGCTAGGATTACATCCTGCTGCTTCGGCGCTGGAAATTCGCCGTGCTTACATCACATTAAGCAAGCGTTATCACCCTGATACCACCGAGTTACCTGCCAAAGTAGCAACTGCTAAATTCCAGCAGCTAAATGAGGCTTATGCTACTCTTAGTAGCCCAGAGCGCCGCCAAGCTTATGATCAAAAGATTGGCTATTCTCGGATTAGTGTTATACAGGCTCCCTCAAACTTAAACCGTTCGGTATCACAAGCCAAGTACTCATCGTCTGCTTATTTAGATCCAACAGATCGCCCCCTCTCTGCTGGAGAACTGTTTGCTTTGTTTATTTTGGGTTTGACATTTTTAGGTTGTATATTGTTAGCGATCGCAATTGGACTTACTAGGGGAGAATCTGCCTTCCAAGTTTCAGGTTTAAATACTAATACCATTACCACACCTAGCGCCCCACAGCAGTTGGTAGCTAAACCTCAAAAAGTCACTAATCGAAAGTTTGAGATCTTCTCAGCACCATCCCCTGTTGATCAACGCAAAAAGTAA
- a CDS encoding DUF3143 domain-containing protein: MTLPPANTPLYNHPLPDIEQWLRSQGCEQDRTELHCWRIAFPSWKAELFLDIEELTVRYLNAGEGGRDIQRSFKYSLTRKDIEQAVFAGP, encoded by the coding sequence ATGACCCTGCCACCTGCTAATACACCTCTATATAACCATCCCTTACCTGACATTGAGCAATGGCTGAGATCTCAAGGATGTGAACAAGACCGCACCGAATTACACTGCTGGCGAATCGCATTCCCGTCTTGGAAAGCAGAGTTATTTCTCGATATTGAAGAGTTAACTGTGCGTTATCTCAATGCAGGTGAAGGTGGACGCGATATTCAACGCTCTTTCAAATATTCCCTGACTCGTAAGGATATTGAGCAAGCTGTTTTCGCAGGTCCCTAG
- a CDS encoding DUF6464 family protein has product MESNSLPTEVILTHPRQTIGNIKLDWTPQPGNYLDIEGKTYAILERRHQYQLRSGRYQLQKIALYVQSAPRPTEQSLVNGHWVLGDANCRFNAHSELLRCAVNPQGPCDRCRFYEHL; this is encoded by the coding sequence ATGGAATCAAACTCTTTACCAACCGAGGTAATTTTGACGCACCCACGTCAAACCATTGGTAACATTAAACTAGATTGGACACCACAGCCAGGTAATTATCTCGATATTGAAGGAAAAACCTACGCAATTTTAGAACGTCGCCACCAATATCAACTTAGATCAGGTCGCTATCAGTTACAAAAAATTGCTCTATACGTTCAATCTGCACCCAGACCTACAGAACAAAGTCTTGTAAATGGACACTGGGTACTAGGAGATGCTAATTGTCGCTTCAATGCTCACTCAGAACTACTTCGCTGTGCAGTAAATCCACAAGGTCCGTGCGATCGCTGCCGCTTCTATGAACATTTGTAA
- the fmt gene encoding methionyl-tRNA formyltransferase, giving the protein MKVVFFGTPQFAVSTLEKLVIHPKFDVLGVVTQPDKRRGRGNQMIPSPVKAVALAQQLPVWQPQRLKKDAETLNQLKQLEADVFVVVAYGQILSQEILDMPALGCINVHGSILPKYRGAAPIQRSIANGEAEAGITTMLMDAGMDTGSMLLQASIPIQLLDNAHQLALTLSIVGADLLVETLVKLERQEIQPMPQDSAQATYAPLIQKQDYYLNWSHKAIDLHNQIRGLYPDCVAKFRNEMLKITATAPIGAAYGSALPPKLQALEDNLSLSSVSGKAGEVVSIAKKLGPIVQTGEGLLLLLEVQMAGKRIQSGWDFVNGMRLSVGEVLEGFEL; this is encoded by the coding sequence ATGAAAGTAGTTTTTTTTGGCACTCCTCAGTTTGCGGTGTCTACTTTAGAAAAGTTAGTAATTCATCCAAAATTTGACGTTTTGGGGGTAGTTACTCAGCCTGATAAACGACGCGGGCGTGGCAACCAGATGATCCCCTCACCAGTAAAAGCTGTAGCCTTAGCTCAACAACTTCCAGTTTGGCAACCCCAACGCCTCAAAAAAGATGCCGAAACTCTTAACCAACTAAAACAGCTAGAAGCAGATGTCTTTGTGGTTGTAGCTTATGGGCAAATTCTTTCTCAAGAGATTTTGGATATGCCTGCCCTAGGCTGCATTAATGTTCATGGGTCAATTTTGCCTAAGTATCGGGGTGCTGCTCCCATCCAAAGGTCTATTGCTAATGGTGAGGCTGAAGCTGGAATCACGACAATGCTAATGGATGCTGGTATGGATACTGGTTCAATGCTGCTCCAAGCTTCTATACCGATTCAGCTACTAGATAATGCTCATCAATTGGCTCTCACGCTTTCTATTGTAGGAGCAGATTTGTTAGTAGAAACTTTGGTTAAACTAGAGCGCCAGGAAATTCAACCAATGCCACAAGACTCTGCCCAAGCAACTTATGCGCCACTAATTCAAAAGCAAGATTATTATCTCAATTGGTCGCACAAGGCAATAGATTTACACAATCAAATTCGGGGATTATATCCAGACTGTGTGGCGAAATTTCGGAACGAAATGCTGAAAATTACTGCTACGGCTCCAATAGGTGCAGCTTACGGGTCTGCTCTACCTCCAAAGTTACAGGCTTTAGAGGATAATTTGTCTTTGTCTTCTGTTTCAGGAAAAGCTGGAGAAGTGGTCAGTATTGCTAAGAAGTTAGGACCAATAGTTCAAACGGGTGAGGGGCTATTATTGCTGCTGGAAGTGCAAATGGCAGGTAAACGTATACAGTCGGGTTGGGATTTTGTTAATGGGATGCGGCTATCTGTAGGTGAAGTTTTAGAAGGTTTTGAGTTGTGA
- a CDS encoding DUF4351 domain-containing protein: MRESTVYQSILEEGKQAGLREGRQEGRQEGRQEEALRIVMVILRRKFGDLESRLEARINQLSLQQLEELTADVLDFSEIEDLDAWLGYPRE; this comes from the coding sequence ATGCGCGAATCAACTGTTTACCAAAGTATTCTAGAAGAAGGGAAACAAGCAGGTTTAAGGGAAGGTAGGCAAGAAGGTAGACAAGAAGGTAGACAAGAAGAAGCTTTGAGAATAGTCATGGTTATATTGCGACGTAAATTTGGTGATCTTGAGTCGCGACTAGAAGCTAGAATCAACCAGTTATCTTTGCAACAATTAGAAGAGTTAACGGCAGATGTTTTAGATTTTTCAGAAATTGAAGATTTAGATGCTTGGTTGGGGTATCCCAGAGAGTAA
- the kaiC gene encoding circadian clock protein KaiC, with the protein MDKLNSTPQPAEEPAIGVQKIRTMIEGFDDITHGGLPAGRATIVSGTSGTGKTMLAVQFVYNGISNFNEPGIFVTFEESPSDIIKNAYSFGWDLQKLINEGKLFVLDASPDPEGQEVVGHFDLSALIERIQYAIQKYKAKRVSIDSVTAVFQQYDAASVVRREIFRLVARLKQLGVTTIMTTERVEEYGPVARYGVEEFVSDNVVIVRNVLEGERRRRTMEILKLRGTTHMKGEYPFTITNNGINIFPLGAMRLTQRSSNIRVSSGVKTLDEMCGGGFFKDSIILATGGTGTGKTLLVSKFLQEGCMSGERAILFAFEESRAQLSRNASSWGINFEELERKGLLKILCTYPESAGLEDHLQTIKSEIAEFQPSRIAIDSLSALDRGASNNAFRQFVIGITGYAKQEEITGFFTNTTNQFMGSHSITESHISTITDTIILLQYVEIRGEMSRAINVFKMRGSWHDKGIREYTISKEGPEIKDSFRNYEGIISGSPSRISIDEKSELSRIVKGVRDKIGE; encoded by the coding sequence ATGGATAAACTTAATTCAACCCCGCAACCCGCAGAAGAGCCAGCTATCGGAGTCCAAAAAATTAGGACAATGATTGAAGGATTCGATGATATTACTCATGGCGGTTTACCTGCTGGAAGAGCAACAATTGTCAGTGGAACTTCTGGCACTGGTAAAACAATGTTAGCTGTGCAATTTGTCTACAATGGCATCAGCAACTTTAATGAACCAGGCATATTTGTCACATTTGAAGAATCTCCTAGCGATATTATTAAAAACGCTTACAGCTTTGGCTGGGATTTACAAAAATTAATTAATGAAGGCAAGCTATTTGTGCTTGATGCTTCCCCAGACCCAGAAGGTCAGGAAGTTGTTGGTCATTTTGACCTTTCTGCCTTAATTGAGCGTATTCAGTACGCAATTCAGAAATATAAAGCCAAGCGTGTTTCTATCGACTCAGTAACAGCCGTATTTCAACAATATGATGCCGCCTCAGTTGTGAGGCGCGAAATTTTTCGTTTAGTTGCTCGGCTCAAACAACTAGGCGTTACCACAATTATGACAACTGAGCGCGTAGAAGAATATGGACCAGTAGCGCGATATGGAGTAGAAGAATTTGTTTCAGATAACGTTGTAATTGTTCGCAACGTATTAGAAGGAGAACGCCGTCGTCGGACGATGGAAATTCTCAAACTGCGTGGTACAACTCACATGAAAGGTGAGTATCCATTTACGATTACTAATAACGGAATTAATATTTTTCCATTGGGAGCTATGCGACTCACCCAGCGTTCTTCCAATATCCGTGTATCTTCAGGTGTTAAAACCCTAGATGAAATGTGCGGTGGTGGATTTTTCAAAGATTCAATTATTTTAGCAACAGGCGGTACTGGTACTGGTAAAACCTTACTTGTAAGTAAGTTTTTACAAGAAGGTTGTATGTCAGGTGAGCGTGCTATTCTATTTGCTTTTGAAGAATCACGCGCTCAACTATCTCGTAATGCTTCTTCTTGGGGAATTAATTTTGAGGAATTAGAAAGGAAAGGCTTACTAAAAATCCTCTGTACTTACCCAGAATCAGCAGGATTAGAAGATCATTTGCAAACTATTAAATCTGAAATTGCTGAATTTCAACCCTCTAGAATTGCCATTGATTCACTTTCAGCCTTAGATAGAGGTGCTAGCAACAATGCTTTCAGACAGTTTGTAATTGGGATTACAGGATATGCCAAACAAGAAGAAATAACAGGATTTTTCACTAATACAACAAATCAATTTATGGGGTCTCATTCTATTACTGAATCTCATATTTCTACAATTACAGACACAATTATCTTGTTGCAGTATGTAGAAATTAGAGGAGAAATGTCTCGTGCGATCAACGTTTTTAAAATGCGTGGTTCATGGCACGATAAAGGCATCCGTGAATACACAATCAGTAAAGAGGGTCCTGAAATCAAAGATTCTTTCCGCAACTATGAAGGGATTATTAGTGGTTCACCCAGCCGCATTTCTATTGATGAGAAAAGCGAGTTGTCTCGGATTGTTAAAGGGGTTAGAGATAAGATTGGCGAATAA
- the kaiB gene encoding circadian clock protein KaiB, whose translation MRPLNKIYVLKLYVAGNTPNSQRALKTLKNILENEFKGVYALKVIDVLKNPQLAEEDKILATPTLAKILPPPVRKIIGDLSDREKVLIGLDLLYEDISELEADL comes from the coding sequence ATGCGTCCGTTAAATAAAATATATGTTTTAAAGCTCTATGTTGCTGGTAATACTCCCAACTCTCAACGAGCATTGAAAACACTAAAAAATATTCTTGAGAATGAATTTAAAGGAGTCTATGCTCTCAAAGTAATTGATGTCTTGAAAAATCCTCAACTTGCCGAAGAAGATAAAATTCTTGCAACTCCTACCTTAGCCAAAATATTACCCCCACCCGTGAGAAAAATTATTGGTGATTTATCAGATAGAGAAAAAGTTTTAATCGGATTGGATCTTTTATACGAAGATATTAGTGAATTAGAAGCTGATTTATAG